In Asanoa sp. WMMD1127, one genomic interval encodes:
- a CDS encoding DivIVA domain-containing protein gives MPLTPADVHNVAFKKPPIGKRGYDEEEVDAFLDEVERELARLIEENNELRAQVERGGPRGGAPAGPGADPRLAAELNDLKAQLDRIQRDKAAAEQAARAMQGELEQMRAQGAPVVGGDGEQQALRVLMMAQRTADDHVSDARREADKLLSDARTKAEEVTREARAKADALERDARQRHQEAMGGLDAKRTALQKHIEELKQFEREYRTRLKAYLESQLRDLDGRGQGLEAEMTRTDGNRSVTSGAPGLATAGLAGSYGGAGRSGSLEAGR, from the coding sequence ATGCCGCTTACCCCGGCCGACGTGCACAACGTCGCCTTCAAGAAACCCCCGATCGGCAAACGGGGGTACGACGAGGAGGAGGTCGACGCATTCCTCGATGAGGTGGAGCGCGAGCTCGCCCGACTGATCGAGGAGAACAACGAGCTGCGCGCCCAGGTCGAGCGCGGCGGACCCCGAGGCGGCGCGCCAGCCGGCCCGGGTGCCGACCCTCGACTGGCCGCTGAGCTCAACGACCTCAAGGCCCAGCTCGACCGGATCCAGCGTGACAAGGCCGCCGCTGAGCAGGCCGCCCGCGCCATGCAGGGCGAGCTGGAGCAGATGCGCGCCCAGGGCGCCCCGGTCGTGGGTGGCGACGGCGAGCAGCAGGCCCTCCGGGTCCTGATGATGGCCCAGCGCACGGCTGACGACCACGTGTCCGATGCCCGCCGCGAGGCCGACAAGCTGCTCTCGGACGCCCGCACCAAGGCCGAAGAGGTCACCCGCGAGGCGCGGGCCAAGGCCGACGCGCTCGAGCGTGACGCGCGGCAGCGGCACCAGGAGGCCATGGGCGGCCTCGACGCCAAGCGCACCGCACTGCAGAAGCACATCGAAGAGCTCAAGCAGTTCGAACGGGAATACCGCACCCGGCTCAAGGCCTACCTGGAGAGCCAGCTGCGCGACCTCGACGGTCGCGGGCAGGGGCTCGAGGCCGAGATGACCCGGACCGACGGCAATCGGTCCGTGACATCCGGCGCACCGGGTCTGGCCACCGCCGGTCTCGCGGGCTCCTACGGCGGCGCGGGACGCTCCGGCTCCCTCGAAGCCGGCCGCTGA